A part of Onthophagus taurus isolate NC chromosome 7, IU_Otau_3.0, whole genome shotgun sequence genomic DNA contains:
- the LOC111424467 gene encoding ribosome quality control complex subunit NEMF homolog, producing the protein MKTRFNSYDIVCCITELQKCIGMRVNNIYDIDNKTYLIRLQRSEEKNVILIESGNRLHSTNFEWPKNVAPSGFSMKMRKHLKNKRLENINQLGSDRIVDMQFGTSEAAYHLILELYDRGNLILTDYDLVILYVLRPHTEGDKFKFAVKEKYPIDRVKTSSTLNIDQIRDILNNAKDGDQLKKILVPHLEYGPSLLEHVLLKFGFKNSAKLGKDFKTDRDINKLYEAILDAENLMNEAKKIPSKGFIIQKKEERPNSENIEQMEYFYSNQEFHPFLYDQHKNSPFKEFETFNQAIDEYYSTLEGQKIEIRALQQEREALKKLQNVRKDHTKRLEDLEKTQEVDKQKAELIMSNQKLVENAIYSIQTALANQIPWQDIANLVKDATLNGDPVAKQIKELKLEKNHITLSLFDPFDDAELPAMNVDIDLDLSAFANARKYYDLKRSAAKKQEKTIQSQSKAFKSAEKKTKQTLKEMHTITNIIKARKVYWFEKFFWFISSENYLVIAGRDQQQNELIVKRYMKPNDIYVHADIHGASSIVIKNPSGQPVPPKTLNEAGVMAICYSVAWEAKVITNAYWVQGDQVSKTAPTGEYLTTGSFMIRGKKNFLPPSHLILGLGFLFRLEDGSVERHLGERKVVVGNDDCLSLADSESIKDEIEIEVSDNENDDDEKKLEVVVEDEEKKEFEENANDDVDREVNEGEEDNKQENVEEKLEDAEIRNEESSDEEQNPSIEIKLFSQFLPETPIKIVDDFPIITDKLMRERKPSESKMSRQSSHDSKESIKQDKKQLQPKRGQKSKLKKIKEKYKDQDDEERSLRMNILQSAGSSKENKKKTKKGKDDNISKNNNKNAPKTVRQPFQKPENIDIDDDETTIQADVDMIDALTGIPVGEDELLFAVPVVAPYNTLNNYKFKVKLTPGTSKRGKAAKTAVNMFLQDRTISAREKDLLKAVKDEQLARNIPGKVKLSAPRLQAMRR; encoded by the exons atgaaaacaagaTTTAATTCTTACGATATTGTCTGTTGCATAACGGAATTACAAAA ATGTATTGGAATGCGTGTAAACAACATTTATGATATAGAcaataaaacatatttaattcGTTTACAACGTTCAGAAGAAAAGAATGTTATACTAATTGAATCAGGAAATAGATTACACTCAACAAATTTTGAGTGGCCAAAAAATGTTGCTCCATCTGGTTTTAGTATGAAG atgagaaaacatttaaaaaacaaacgtttagaaaatataaatcaactGGGTTCGGATCGGATAGTAGacatgcaatttggtacaagTGAAGCAGCTTATCATCTAATTCTTGAATTATATGATCGCGGTAATTTAATATTGACCGATTATGATTTAGTCATTTTGTACGTTTTACGTCCGCATACTGAAGGTGATAAGTTTAAGTTTgctgttaaagaaaaatatccaATTGATAGAGTAAAAACATCCAGCACATTAAACATAGATCAGATTcgtgatattttaaataacgcAAAGGATGgagatcaattaaaaaaaattttagtacctCATTTAGAATACGGACCGTCGTTATTAGAACacgttcttttaaaattcggttttaaaaattcggcAAAATTaggaaaagattttaaaaccgATCGTGATATCAACAAATTATACGAAGCCATATTAGACGCAGAAAATCTAATGAACGAAGCGAAAAAAATCCCATCTAAAGGGTTCATTATacagaaaaaagaagaaaggcCTAATTCTGAAAATATAGAACAAatggaatatttttattcaaatcaaGAATTTCACCCCTTTTTATATGACCAACACAAAAACTCTCCTTTTAAAGAATTCGAAACTTTTAATCAAGCGATTGATGAGTATTATTCTACCTTGGAgggacaaaaaattgaaatacgtGCCTTACAACAAGAAAGAGAAGCattgaaaaaattacaaaacgttCGAAAAGATCACACAAAACGACTTGAAGATTTAGAGAAAACTCAAGAAGTTGATAAACAAAAAGCTGAATTAATAATGagtaatcaaaaattagttGAAAATGCGATTTATTCCATTCAAACCGCTTTGGCCAACCAAATTCCTTGGCAAGATATCGCAAATTTAGTCAAAGATGCCACTTTAAACGGAGATCCCGTCGCTAAACAAatcaaagaattaaaattggaGAAGAACCATATAACGCTTTCGTTATTTGATCCATTTGATGATGCTGAATTACCCGCGATGAACGTTGATATAGATCTTGATCTAAGCGCTTTTGCAAATGCTAGAAAATATTACGATTTAAAACGTAGCGCCGCGAAGAAGCAAGAAAAAACGATTCAATCCCAAAGCAAAGCTTTTAAATCTGCGGAGAAAAAAACTAAgcaaactttaaaagaaatgcATACAATAACCAATATTATTAAAGCTAGGAAAGTTTATTGGTTTGAAAAATTCTTCTGGTTTATTAGTTCAGAAAATTATTTGGTTATTGCTGGAAGGGATCAACAACAGAatgaattaattgttaaaag GTATATGAAACCTAATGATATTTATGTCCATGCTGATATCCATGGTGCCTCAagcattgttattaaaaaccCTTCTGGACAACCTGTTCCTCCAAAAACTTTGAATGAAGCTGGAGTCATGGCTATTTGTTATAG CGTGGCTtgggaagcaaaagtgataacTAACGCTTATTGGGTCCAAGGTGATCAAGTAAGCAAAACCGCCCCAACTGGAGAATATTTAACAACCGGTAGTTTTATGATAAGaggaaagaaaaattttttacccCCATCTCACTTAATACTCGGTTTGGGTTTCTTGTTTCGTTTAGAAGATGGTAGCGTAGAGAGACATTTGGGGGAAAGAAAAGTTGTTGTGGGGAATGATGATTGTTTAAGTTTGGCTGATTCAGAATCTATTAAAGATGAAATCGAAATTGAAGTGTCTGATAATgaaaatgatgatgatgaaaaaaaattggagGTGGTGGTAGAAGATGAGGAAAAGAaggaatttgaagaaaatgcAAATGATGATGTAGATAGAGAAGTTAATGAAGGAGAAGAAgataataaacaagaaaatgtagaagaaaaattggaagatgctgaaataagaaatgagGAATCATCTGATGAAGAACAAAATCCAtcgattgaaattaaattattttctcaatttttacCAGAAACACCAATTAAAATAGTTGATGATTTTCCAATAATTACTGATAAATTAATGAGAGAAAGAAAACCAAGCGAAAGTAAGATGTCTAGGCAAAGTTCTCATGATAGTAAAGAAAGTATCAAACAAGATAAAAAGCAACTACAACCAAAAAGAGGacaaaaaagtaaattgaaaaaaattaaagaaaaatacaaagatCAAGACGATGAAGAACGTTCTTTAAGAATGAACATTTTACAATCTGCTGGATCGTCtaaagaaaacaagaaaaaaacaaaaaaaggaaaagacgacaatataagtaaaaataacaataaaaacgcCCCAAAAACTGTTAGACAACCATTTCAAAAACCGGAAAACATTGAtattgatgatgatgaaaCTACAATTCAAGCTGATGTTGATATGATAGATGCTTTAACAGGAATTCCGGTAGGCGAAGATGAACTTTTATTTGCTGTTCCAGTCGTAGCACCAtataatacattaaataattacaa gtttaaaGTTAAACTTACACCTGGTACAAGTAAACGAGGTAAGGCAGCAAAAACAGCTGTAAATATGTTTCTTCAAGATCGAACGATAAGTGCAAGAGAAAAAGATTTGCTTAAGGCGGTCAAAGATGAACAACTCGCAAGGAATATTCCAGGAAAAGTTAAACTTTCTGCGCCAAGATTACAAGCTATGAGAAGATAA
- the LOC111424468 gene encoding ATP-dependent zinc metalloprotease YME1L, translating to MFSFQNQNQALFYLSQVSTSLAPRQTAYLSKKSSQHKSNEPHPLCPQSFYESYKNFNKQFAKSVNIEILLESHFLKRQKSTVASKDTFFENNNGFPESELNKEHVPILFIQRNNVHATQGFYNNLLNGLRNGKKIRFDVQVRGFKTDRSVKAEMFRNPSLITRMKNFFSTPESHDKQQQVDPTVNNERLNKVLNQDPNITDAEKQRMKVAFAEGYLLGNNPNLKTGKAARYFKIVQQVLTIVIFFAIVVSLMASANGSVFRIQLGNQVEVDPEDINVTFDDVKGADEAKQELKDVVEFLKNPDKFSSLGGKLPKGVLLVGPPGTGKTLLARAVAGEAGVPFFHAAGPEFDEILVGQGARRVRDLFKAAKERSPCVIFIDEIDSVGAKRTNSVLHPYANQTINQLLSEMDGFHQNEGVIVLGATNRRDDLDQALLRPGRFDVEVTVPTPDYTGRKEILNLYLGKILAKEVDVELLARGTTGFTGADLENMVNQAALRAAIDGADSVGMKYLENARDKVLMGPERKSRIPDEEANVITAFHEGGHAIVAYYTKDSHPLHKVTIIPRGPSLGHTAYIPEKERYHVTKAQLLAMMDTMMGGRAAEELVFGPDKITSGASSDLKQATSIASHMVKDWGMSEKVGLRTISENSKPFSGDVLGPATNEMVDNEIRKILLESYERAKHILKTHAKEHKALAEALLKYETLDAEDIKAIMNDKTPNVELKS from the exons ATGTTTTCATTCCAGAATCAAAATCAG GCTCTATTTTACTTATCCCAAGTGTCTACTAGTCTCGCACCAAGACAAACTGCGTACCTAAGTAAAAAATCATCCCAACATAAATCCAACGAACCCCACCCATTGTGCCCCCAAAGTTTCTATGAATCCTacaagaattttaataaacaatttgcaAAATCCGTAAATATAGAGATCCTTCTCGAAAGCCACTTTTTAAAGCGTCAAAAATCGACGGTAGCATCAAAAGATACGTTTTTTGAGAATAACAATGGTTTTCCCGAATCggaattaaataaagaacACGTTCCGATATTATTTATCCAACGAAATAATGTTCATGCAACTCAAGGGTTTTATAATAACCTTCTTAATGGTTTACggaatgggaaaaaaattcgttttgaTGTTCAGGTACGAGGTTTTAAAACGGATCGCAGTGTTAAAGCTGAGATGTTTAGAAACCCATCCTTAATAACGAggatgaaaaattttttttcaactccgGAATCGCACGATAAACAACAGCAAGTTGATCCTACAGTTAATAATGAaagattaaataaagttttaaatcaaGACCCTAATATTACTGATGCAGAAAAGCAAAGAATGAAGGTGGCTTTTGCTGAAGGCTATCTTTTGGGGAATAACCCTAATTTAAAAACGGGAAAAGCAGctagatattttaaaatcgtcCAGCAAGTTCTTACTATTGTTATCTTTTTTGCTATCGTTGTTAGTTTAATGGCTAGCGCAAACGGATCTGTATTTAG GATTCAATTAGGTAATCAAGTAGAAGTAGATCCTGAAGATATTAACGTAACTTTTGATGATGTAAAAGGCGCTGACGAAGcaaaacaagaattaaaagatgtcgttgaattcttaaaaaatcccGATAAATTTTCTAGTTTAGGTGGAAAGCTTCCAAAAGGAGTTCTTCTTGTCGGTCCACCAGGTACAGGAAAAACTTTACTTGCTCGAGCGGTTGCCGGAGAAGCCGGAGTTCCATTCTTCCATGCAGCTGGACCAGAATTTGACGAAATATTAGTTGGGCAAGGAGCTAGAAGAGTACGCGATTTATTTA AAGCCGCAAAAGAACGTTCACCATGTGTAATATTTATCGATGAAATTGATTCCGTTGGAGCGAAACGTACTAACAGTGTATTACATCCTTACGCAAATCAAACGattaatcaattattaagCGAAATGGATGGATTTCATCAAAATGAAGGGGTTATTGTTTTAGGAGCCACTAATCGTAGGGATGATTTAGATCAGGCTTTATTAAGACCGGGGAGATTTGATGTTGAa gTGACAGTTCCAACACCTGATTACACAGggagaaaagaaattttaaatttatacttaGGAAAAATTTTAGCTAAGGAAGTTGATGTAGAATTATTAGCTAGAGGTACCACTGGATTTACAGGGGCCGATTTAGAAAATATGGTCAATCAAGCAGCTTTAAG agctGCTATAGATGGTGCTGATAGCGTAGGCATGAAATACTTAGAAAATGCGCGTGATAAAGTTTTAATGGGTCCAGAACGTAAATCTCGTATACCTGACGAAGAAGCAAATGTTATAACAGCTTTCCACGAGGGTGGTCACGCTATTGTTGCTTATTACACCAAAGATAGTCATCCATTACATAAAGTGACGATCATACCCAGAGGTCCGAGTCTAGGTCATACCGCGTATATTCCCGAAAAAGAACGTTATCACGTTACCAAAGCGCAACTGTTAGCAATGATGGATACAATGATGGGAGGACGCGCCGCTGAAGAACTCGTTTTTGGCCCAGATAAAATTACTTCCGGTGCTAGTTCCGATTTAAAGCAAGCAACGTCAATTGCGAGTCATATGGTTAAAGATTGGGGGATGTCTGAAAAAGTTGGTTTGAGAACTATTTCGGAAAACAGTAAACCATTCTCTGGGGATGTTCTTGGGCCGGCTACTAATGAAATG GTtgataatgaaataagaaagatTTTATTAGAGAGTTATGAACGTGCTAAACATATATTAAAAACACACGCAAAGGAACATAAAGCTTTAGCAGAGGCTTTGCTAAAATACGAGACTTTAGACGCTGAGGATATAAAAGCGATAATGAACGATAAAACACCAAACGTTGAATTAAAATCATAA
- the LOC111424476 gene encoding flap endonuclease 1, with the protein MGILNLSKLLADIAPNAIKENEIKNYFGRKIAVDASMCLYQFLIAVRSEGAQLTSVDGETTSHLMGTFYRTIRLIENGIKPVYVFDGKPPEMKSGELGKRAQKREEAQKALDKATEAGNEADIEKFSRRLVKVTSHHASEAKQLLSLMGIPFIEAPCEAEAQCAALVKSGKVYATATEDMDALTFGSTVLLRHLTVSEARKLPIQEYHLDRVLDETGLSQKQFIDLCILMGCDYVDSIRGIGPKKAIDLIKQHKSIEQILESLDHKKYPPPENWNYEGARQLFEEPDVMNTDIIDLKWTDPDEDGLVKFLCGDKQFNEERVRNGAKKLIKARGTTTQGRLDGFFKVLSTTPKRKAPEKKETPNKRGKASTGGKGRGRPK; encoded by the exons ATGGGAATTTTGAATCTATCCAAGTTATTAGCCGACATTGCTCCCAACGCaatcaaagaaaatgaaattaaaaattatttcg gtAGAAAAATAGCTGTAGATGCTTCTATGTGTCTTTACCAATTCTTAATTGCTGTAAGAAGTGAAGGAGCCCAACTAACATCAGTTGATGGAGAAACAACATCCCATTTAATGGGAACTTTCTATCGGACAATACGTCTTATTGAGAATGGAATAAAACCGGTTTATGTGTTTGATGGAAAACCGCCTGAAATGAAATCAGGAGAACTTGGGAAAAGAGCCCAAAAACGCGAGGAGGCTCAAAAAGCGTTAGATAAAGCAACAGAGGCTGGAAATGAAGctgatattgaaaaatttagtCGGAGATTGGTTAAAGTTACTTCTCATCATGCTTCTGAAGCTAAGcaattattatctttaatgGGGATTCCTTTTATTGAGGCCCCTTGCGAAGCTGAAGCTCAATGTGCGGCTTTAGTAAAATCTGGAAAAGTTTATGCGACTGCTACAGAAGATATGGATGCACTTACATTTGGTTCAACAGTACTTTTAAGACATTTAACTGTTAGTGAAGCTCGTAAACTTCCAATACAAGAATATCATTTAGATAGGGTTTTAGATGAAACAGGTTTAAGTCAAAAACAG tTTATTGATCTTTGTATTTTGATGGGTTGTGATTATGTTGATTCAATAAGAGGAATTGGACCAAAAAAAGCCATTGATCTAATTAAACAACATAAAAGTATCGAACAAATTCTTGAAAGTCTTGATCATAAAAAGTATCCCCCACCAGAAAATTGGAATTATGAGGGTGCTAGACAACTTTTTGAGGAACCTGATGTTATGAATACTGATATAATTGAT ttgAAATGGACAGATCCAGATGAAGATGGTTTAGTTAAATTCCTTTGCGGTGATAAACAATTTAACGAAGAACGCGTTAGAAATGGTGCCAAGAAACTTATTAAGGCCCGAGGAACTACAACGCAAGGTCGTTTGGATgggttttttaaagttttatctaCCACACCAAAAAGAAAAGCTccagaaaagaaagaaacgcCAAATAAGCGGGGGAAAGCTAGTACTGGAGGTAAAGGCAGAGGACGccctaaataa